In Triplophysa rosa linkage group LG18, Trosa_1v2, whole genome shotgun sequence, a genomic segment contains:
- the si:dkey-219e21.2 gene encoding E3 ubiquitin-protein ligase TRIM39 — protein MDVIVVGKYVLCTNLPPTGEQEKPHKMKSILKDKTLKETHFEMQSHSIGAVRWTLPEADVQVHSSAPSSPFKNFSVTTARSQQRQRQQGLKDLRSLQECIRFISHWKEQVAQVCKEENDAGEGCSRWADEQTDPKTERSLEESRKLILQWANELQSVDKLSKDHLWMKERFDQEEKEKTKLDVDPNEAVDKRIMEWAKELQSVSESCGVLGDELAQMLRLLGLRKKRLICLMPLLEFITWSLLKEDSTSIVPHLWLSAKQRTWKAGMPRYIPNSVWSWIGSAAADVTLDPMTNHPWLQLSDDQKKVQEALSEADVPYSPQRFDSWPCVLGWEGYMSGCHYWELETANNGYWKVGVTTASSKRHGRFPMNSSNGYWALWRSTRQFFACTNPETPLPLTLVPRKLGIYIDYEEGQISFYNVESKSHIYTFTGHFNEKLYPFFAPLDGRTLITIWSPKEHSNQARQV, from the exons ATGGATGTTATTGTGGTtggaaaatatgttttatgtacaaATCTTCCTCCTACAGGAGAACAGGAAAAGCCACACAAGATGAAGAGCATCCTGAAGGATAAAACTCTAA AAGAGACCCACTTTGAGATGCAGAGTCACTCCATTGGTGCAGTGCGCTGGACGCTACCTGAAGCAGACGTTCAGGTCCACAGCTCTGCTCCCAGCAGCCCCTTCAAAAACTTCAGCGTCACCACAGCCCGTTCACAG CAAAGGCAACGTCAGCAGGGCTTAAAGGACCTCCGTAGTTTGCAAGAGTGCATCAGATTCATCAGCCATTGGAAGGAACAGGTGGCACAAGTCTGCAAG GAGGAGAATGATGCTGGTGAAGGGTGCAGCAGATGGGCAGATGAGCAGACAGACCCCAAAACGGAGCGCAGTCTTGAAGAGAGCCGCAAGCTGATTCTGCAATGGGCCAATGAACTTCAGAGTGTAGACAAG CTATCTAAAGATCACCTATGGATGAAGGAGAGGTTTGATCAAGAAGAAAAGGAGAAAACAAAGCTGGATGTTGACCCAAATGAGGCGGTGGATAAGAGGATCATGGAGTGGGCCAAAGAGCTACAAAGTGTATCCGAG AGCTGTGGAGTGCTGGGAGATGAGCTGGCGCAGATGCTTCGTCTTCTAGGACTGAGGAAGAAGAGACTGATTTGCCTCATGCCACTACTGGAGTTCATCACATGGAGCTTGTTGAAAGAAGACAGCACG AGTATTGTTCCTCACCTGTGGCTTTCAGCTAAACAGCGCACCTGGAAAGCTG GCATGCCACGATACATCCCAAATTCAG TTTGGAGCTGGATTGGCAGCGCAGCAG CTGATGTAACTCTTGATCCCATGACAAACCACCCCTGGTTGCAACTGTCTGATGATCAAAAGAAGGTTCAGGAGGCTCTAAGCGAAGCCGATGTGCCCTATAGCCCTCAGCGCTTTGACAGTTGGCCCTGCGTCCTAGGCTGGGAAGGCTACATGAGTGGCTGCCATTACTGGGAACTGGAAACTGCAAACAACGGTTATTGGAAAGTGGGGGTGACAACTGCTTCCTCGAAGAGACACGGTCGCTTTCCAATGAATTCATCTAATGGTTATTGGGCCCTGTGGCGTAGCACAAGACAGTTCTTTGCCTGCACCAATCCCGAAACGCCCCTGCCGCTTACTCTAGTCCCCCGGAAGTTAGGGATCTACATTGATTATGAGGAGGGACAGATTTCTTTTTACAATGTAGAGAGCAAGTCTCACATATACACCTTCACAGGACACTTTAATGAGAAGCTGTACCCGTTCTTTGCCCCGTTGGATGGTAGGACCCTTATAACTATTTGGTCTCCTAAAGAACACAGCAATCAAGCAAGGCAGGTTTAA